Genomic window (Ailuropoda melanoleuca isolate Jingjing chromosome 7, ASM200744v2, whole genome shotgun sequence):
ATTTACtgcaaacaaaaccagaaagctAGATATGCAGTCATTATCCATACATTTAGAAATATCTAGAATGATTTGTAGCAATGTATGAAACTGAAAAGCCTGAGAACTTCTGCGAAAATCTTTCAGATTAGTCCGGATGTTTAGCATTACACTAGTTTTGGATCTGGTCTGATTTGACTTTAGCTGCATTTTGTCAATTACAGCAACCTGCATGGTTAAGAGTTAAGCAGGCAGAACATAAGCATAAATGACTCCTGTAATTGTGGAATAGTCAGTTGTTGCTCTTTTATTAACTTCTTTCTTGGTACAAACTAGTATTGCAGGATTAAACATTACTATTGAAATACTGTCTAGCATCCCCCCTTTGAAAGGTAGTTTCCATCATAAGAAGTCTGCCAGAATTAAAGAGCTTCAACAGCCTAGCTCAGCCGTTATCTGTCCACTTTAGTGACTGCACTCCTTGATACAAGAAAGCGTAGTGGTGGTTCTCAAGTCATGTTAGAACCAACCAGGTACTGTTAATACAGAACTCTGGGCTGTATACCAGACTTGCCTTCTGGCCTTTAAGTTACCCATGACTGCAGTgtttattcctctttattttgCGTTATCACTTACAAATGCTACATTTTCCCTGCCTTTTTAGTTCGACGTTAATTTATAACATCAACTGCCAATTACAATTTTTCACGTTATGTAACTTCTTAATACCACGTATTAAGAGCAGCATCAGTCTCCCTTTTGTCTAAGAATATACTCAGCTAGTCTAGTCCAGAGACTGGCATTATTGGCATTAGCTGGAAACTTACTTAAATTAGTAATGTAGAATCTGGGGCCACGAATGTTGTGAATCACGATCTACATTTTGGTCAGATCTGCAGGTGATTGATAAGCACATTTCAAGTGCAAAGCACAGCTTTAGTCTCTATGttaaagcaatttgaaaattttaCTCACCAGTGGTTAAAATGTATACTCGAGCAAATAAGGAACTCCCATTCTTCACCCTTAAAGCCTAATGTGCCTTTTTAAGAGCCTCATAGTCTGTGAAGTTTAGTTCTAACTGCAATTAATATAGAAACTAGACAGGCTACGTTAGAAAAAGTAAACTACTTTCTCTTTGTGCATCCTTCATTGATCCAAGTGTTTCTTAAAGGCACAGCGTGAAACTCTAAAATGCATGAGTAACAATTCACCAAGAGTTGAAAGCTTTTGTTAATACAATTTGCACTGGTTTTAAAAGCTTTGTGAACTGTTTTAAAATGATATCTGTTAACTATACTTTTAACAAGGTATCTTTTTTACATATGACAAATGTCCATCTTCTTAAGGGCACTTTTCATGTATTGTGTATAGATCTTTAAAATTGTATTCCTCAAAATAAAAGTGTACAAAAGATGAATAGTCCTAGAcctttatttcccccaaattgtTCCATGTCCTGCTGAAAAAGTAATAGGTACCTTATGCTCAGAATCCCTTTCCTGAGCCACTCACCCatcccaaaagaaaccctgtgctGGCCATGTCTCCCACTGTTAAGTATGGTCTCAGCCTCTCACCTCGAAAGGTATCACTTTGAAGTATCTCCTACACACTTTACCCACCATCAGACGGCTATATACGATACTCCCTTATctgtctccattttctctccaGTTATCTATGTTTTGTCATCAATGAAAAGTCAATAAAGGTGATTTGATGTcggatcttatttatttgtcactcTTAGAAAATCTCATTTTTGACTGGACTCCGACTTAGAGGTAGAAGCTCTCAGAGAGGACAGCCTCCGTCTCTTGGCAATCTGTTCCTGACGTTTTTCTTTGGCCtcctgaacaaaacaaaaaagcagttaTAGCTTGTCTGGCTTAAAAATCCGAAGTCAGGCCTGACTTTTCCTCCCCCAGTCTCCCTGACTTACCTTCATTCTCTTGGCCAAAAGTTTAGCATATTCTGCGgcctcttccttatttttcttagtgCGCTGTTTCTTCAAAGCAATACGCCGACGTTTGTGCTGGAGGACACGCGGAGTAACAAGACGCTGAATCTTGGGCGCTTTGGTTCTAGGTTTCTTACCTGAAAATTCAAATGATTCGATCACTTCTTAAGAATACCTGTGTTCATTAGGATCcatatctacatttttaaaacattactaaCAGGACTACCTAGGAAAACTTACCTGTATGAGACCTTTTAAGTGAAATCTAAACTACTGTATAACTTAATAACTACTGTCAACAAAAAGCCAAGATGGGTTAAAATAGCAACTGGTAAGTCCTTTTGAAAAGTGAACAGATTAACTTTGTCTACTAGGTGCCAGCGTTTCCCTCATTAGCATATTTAATCCTAAAACAGCTCATTAAACTACATCTCTAGTTGGGATGTCAACTTCAAGACTGTATGTAAATTTAGGCTACTGTTGAGGGAAGTCATATCCCACACTTTTTTCTACTCAACTTCGATTTCCCTCCCACCATTAGATTGTCTTCATAgggtattatatatttttgtactcTAAGACACAGGcgcattattttaaaactgtattaacTGTGTATGTGTAACTTATTATCTATGAAAACTAAGTAAAGCTCTATCTGCACCACCACCCTAACCACACTCCGAAATCCCTTGTGCTTTAATCTAGTATTTGCCAAAGCAGATCCTGCCAATCTGGGGAACGAAACCATTAACATTAGAACGTGCAGCACATAGTCCACAGAGTACCTTCACTTAGCCTGTGTGCTCTTTAAGTCCCCAATCCTATGTAGTATAGATCTGCTTTGGAGCAAGTCTATTTAGATGTAATCATTTGAGTTTGTAGACACCTGGTGGGAGTGACAAATAGCTCAGGCAAAAATTCTAAAACTAATTGTTCAGGTTTTGCTAAAGTCGAACACCTTAATTATAAAGCTGTAAGAACCATGCTATAAACACCTGTTAACTAGAACACACTACACTGGTATTGCCAGTGGTGTTGATAATGGGCAACTGCCACTTCTTAAGTGTAAACTGCAGGAGAATAACTCGTCCTTTTATACTATATCCCCAACACTTTAATACCTCACACATAGGTGGTTCAGGTATTTGGAGTGACCCATGAGCACTCGATATATGCCAGGTGTAGGTTTTTAAGTCCTCAATGCCAAAACCCAACCAAATCTTTTTGCAATTGTCAAGAAAACCCAACCTGAACTGACATGCTCTTTATTccacataatgaaaataaatatcccTACACTTTACTAGAGACAGTCACGTTACAGAGCACTGCTGTGTCACCAGTGATGGGTTATGTTCCCTAACTACGTTATCTACTATATACcacctcaaaatattaaaactccAAAACCCCAAACACCTGTTCCCAAGATTttgaataaagtatttttcttctaatgGACACAACTCCTACTATTGCTATCCACATCTCAGATTAAGAAAATAAGGGCCAGGAGTTATAGCAACTTCAGTTGATGAAAGCATTACTACTTCTGTAAACAAACAGAACCTCTAAtatgtaaagaaagcaaaagtggATAGGAAGTGAGCATGTTCAATTACAgaattttctatcattttcctGACTCCTACCCAAAAGTAATGAACTTTAGGTCTGATAAGTTATCTTCAGATAAACATACATCAGTATAACTCaggtaaaatttcaaataaaattgtaatactCTAGCTAGAAGCATCAGATACAAGGATTAGTAAGTAATAAGTGCCTATCCTGACCCTCTTCCCAgtattttcctaaaatacttaAACTGGTCAATACATAATACATGGACTTTCTAATATACAAGATGCTACAGACAAATGAAATTAAGCAAACCCCAAGTTGCATAATCTTCCCTACCTTCTTTGTTTAGGGGCTTTCTCACAACATACTGGCGGACATCATCTTCTTTAGAGAGATTGAAAAGCTTGCGGATTCTGCTGGCTCTTTTGGGCCCCAGGCGACGAGGCACAGTAGTATCAGTGAGTCCAGGAATATCCTTCTCCCCTAAAAAAGGAAAGTGATCAGACCTTTTTAATTCCACAACTTTCTTACAAACAAGAACCATTAATTACTGTTTATGCATTGGTAAACAAGTCCACTGGTCAAAATGTGGATACTGCAAATGAAAAAGCATTTGGGTAATCAGCTTTTAAATCGATGTCAACAGAAACCGAACTCAAGAACATAAGTAAACCTTACCTTTTTTTACAATGACCAAGTTGAGAACACTGAGATTGGCATCCACAATGCAACCCCGTACAGATTTGCGTTTTCTCTCTCCAGTCCTCCTCGGCCTATAGCAAGAATGCCCCTTACTCAGCAGCAGGCGGACACGGCCATGGGTCAAGACACCCTGCTTCATGGGGAAGCCTTGTTTGTCATTGCCACCACTGATTCGAACCACATAACCCTGTAGAATACAAAGACACGTTGTAAAATAAAGGATTATGGTCCTTAAATCCTAGGAAGTGTGCTAAAACCAATTTGAAACTTACAGTTTTCTCTGGTTACTAAGTTTGGCCTAGATCTTCAATCTGGCAAGATCAATTAACAAATTCCTTTCAATcaagttctatttctaactttctaCATGTAACAGTTCCAGTGAGGTAAAGGTTATGTTAAGAAACCAAAATACAAACGAGCAACCAACCAGAAACAACCTTGttagcacttttttaaaaacttgaggtCTGTTTTGCCCTTCGATATACACAGAACCCCGCAAGGTGATAGCTCTACTTCGAAGAGAcaaatggaagcaacccaaagtCAGAAGACAGAACCTGGAGTCTGAACCCCGCTATATACACCAATTTCCAAAAGCGCTGACCATCTCTTAAACAGCTGGCACAATTCAATTCAGTACCTTCCATTCTTCACCCAGAGCATCGGCAGCAACTTCTGTGGCCATACGCTTCTCATAAAACGTACGAAGTTTGCGCTCATCGTCCACTTCAATGAGTTTCTGGCAGCCAGTAGCTGGGAAGGAGATGTTCAGCTAAGGATTAAAGGGGGGTAGGGGGGAAGAGTTTTAGAAAACGGCAGAACCACCAGAAAGCCTTTCATGCAACCCCCAGACAAGGAGCAGATACCTGAACATGTCGGTTTTGTTAGGTAAAGCATGTGTGCGCGTAATAACGCACAAGCACCGCACTAAAAATCGGGCTGATTTTTCCTCAAGCCTCAAGGAATGACTACGGGGGCGAAGGGTCCTCCGCAGCCTTTCAGCCTGTCAGAGCCCGACCCACGGGCCGCCAGCTAGGCAGGAGGGCCGCATCTGCCGGGCTGGGTGTGAGGACGCCACCATGGCGCTCCCCGCCCGGCGCGGCTCCAGCTGTAATCGCTCGCCATCCGCTCTCCCAAGGACCCCTGGACCCAAGAGCGGCAAGCTTTCTCCCGCCTCAGACCCTTCTCCAGCTAGATCTAGGACTCTGGGGTGCCAGGACTGTGGCAATGCAGCGTTCTGGGGCTCGATCCACCTTCCCCCGACCCATTTCATAGTCTCCACCACTTCCTACCTTCATCCTGAAGCAGCCTACCGCCTCCGAGGCGCCACGAAAAAGAGGCCCGACTTCCGCTTAGCCCACGTCTCATAGGCACTTCTAATTCTCGCGAGATAAGCGGGCCTCTGGGATAGCGGAAGTGATCGCAGGTAGGCGGTACTTCTGGAGGCGGGGTGAATTAGCTTAGGGAGGTCGGCTTTGCTGGCCGTGAGTACAGTGGTGAACAGTTTGTTTGGGAAGCTTAGTGTCTCCGGAGGTGGGTCTATCCCGCACTGTCCCGAGCCAGGGTAGAGTCCCCGCTCGATCCCGGACACTCCGCCTTTGCTGGTACCATGGAAGAAGGGCAGGACCGGAGTTCagctctcttggcctctcctGTACCTTAGACACCGTCTGAAGATTTTTAGTTCAGAAGCTTGCCCTGCTCTGATTCCGGCTATTCACGGCAGGACACCCTGAAAGCCGTGATTTGTTTCTCTGCCTGTCCTCTAACCGCTCTGCCGTCATCGTCGTTCTGTCGCAGAATAACAACTTCCCTTTCGCGCAGGCCAATAACCACAATTACCCTAAGTCCAGGCCACCATCGGTGCGTCCTAAATGGTCTCCCTGGGTTCTATCTTGCCTCTGCATCTTTTTACAACGCAAAATTATATCACTCTTGCTGGAAATGCACCATTGCAGTTAAATACTTTCCAATCTCCTGTCCCTGACCTCAAACTTCCAACAAATTCACTTATCGTCATTTGTTAATATCATGCAGGTTATTCAGATTAGATGTCCCTCCCAAGAAAAACCTTTCCTGGCCAGGTTACCTAAAATAGTATCCGATCTTTTATCTCTGGTAGAGCACGGTTTTCCTTTCTCAGACCTAATGGTACATAAATGGTTTGTTTATGGTCTATGCCCTCTACTAAATGATAAATTAGGCCAGGGATCCTGTCTGAACTTCACTATGGAATGCTTAGGACACAGCAAAAGTGCATGGCACATAAaaaataggtgctcagtaaatatttgtcaaattatgATAACCTCCGCTCTGATAGGTATTAGTCTATTGCAGTGTGGTAGTATGGAACCAGCCAGTAGAGGGAGAGtattatagtaaatcttgaatgGTACACAAGACATGAAAACGATACAGTGCATTTGATAGTCCTCCAGAACATTCCTGGGAAGACAAGAATGGGAATCCAGGTGGTCTAACTCTGAAGCCCACATTCAATCAGTATCCTGAAGGAAGGAACATTTATTGTCTATTATTTACTCCcggttttttcccccaagaaataAAAACTCCTGCATTTCAGGTAGACAATAAGTTACTTTCCAAGATGATTACATCCTATCTTCCACTTAAGTATCACAAAAATTTGAATTTGGCCCGTTTCACATTCAAAATTGACATAGTTTACTAAATCCCGTTTGATCATCTAGTATTAATGTATAGAATGTTGGTGAAATGTCACATTTAAAACCTGTGGAATTTTTTTGCAATGAGGAAAAATTCATAtaacaaaattaatcatttttaagtaaacaatTCATTGGCATTTAGTACATTGACAATGTTGTGCATCcaccacctctatctagttccaaaaggAACCCTGTCCCCATTAAACAGTTGCTCCCCGTTCCCCTTTTCCATCACCCAATGGCAACCACAGTCTGagttctgtctctatggatttacatcttctgaaaatggaattataaaatatgtgaccttcatgtctggcttctcatgtttttgaagttcatccaCATCGTAGCatttattaatactttatttcttttaatgagtGAATGATATTCAACTATATGTATAGCctataatttgtttatccattcattcatccactgatggacatttgggccaTTTCTAACTTTAAACTTGTGAGCAGTGCTGGTACATTTGGGTACCTGTCTTTAATTCTTTGGggtgtataaataaataaacctttaaaaatatatatatatagaattgcattgttgtgaaacagatcctcagaactttttcatcttgtcaAGTGGAATTCTACACCCATTCAACaactcctcctccttcccacccacccttggtaaccactattctcctttgtttatataaaatatctcaggtagtcaaatttaaagaaatggaatcatataatacttgtccttttgtgattggcttatttcactggaCATGTCTTCAAAactcatccatgttgtggcatgtataAGCCTTCCTTCTTTTAAAGCTGAAGgctattccattgtatctatataccacgttttgtttattcatctgttgatgaatacTTGCGTTACTTCTACcgcttagctattgtgaataatgctgctatggcaGGTGAGAATTCTACCCCTGAACCACCAAtgcatgaataatgctgctatgaacacagaTGTGCATGTACCTGTTTAATCccctgctttctgttcttttggataaatacccagaagcgGGACTGCTGGATCACATAgcagttctattttaaaatttttgaggaaactctgtactattttccataacagttgcaccattttataatCTCATCAGTAGTGTACAAGGGCTGCTTATTCATTTTGAACTAGCATGTCTTGTTGAGTTGcaagagttctttgcatattctgAATATTACACTTTCATTAGAtatatgatatgcaaatattttctcccattctgtaggtgtctctttccactttcttgataatgtcttttgatgtacaatagttttaattttgatgaagtccaatttattttttttctttatgatcatgcttttggtgttatatctgaGACAAATTCATTGCCAAGTCCAAAGTAATGATGATTTactgctatattttcttttttttttttttaatgttatttatctcagagggaaagagagcacatgcacgagtagggaagaggggcagagagagagggagaagcagacttcctgctgaccagggagcctgactcggggaggggggggggactcaatcccaggatcctgggatcatgacctaagccaaaggcagacactttacccactgagccacccaggtgtcctatattttctttcaagaacTATACAGCTTGagttcttatatttaggtcattgatccattttgagttaatttgttaATATAATTTGAGGTAGTCaatccaactttattcttttgcatgtagataacCGGCTGTCCCACCACCATTCATCAATGAGACGAATGAGACGTTAATTTCCCTCACTGAATGatttggcacccttgttgaaaatcagttggccaTAGATGTAGGAATCTATGAGTCTGGACTcccaattctattccattggcctatatgtctatccttatgctagtaccatgctgttttgatttgtagctttgtggtaagtttcagaaatcaggaagcatgagtCCTTGATTTcgctctttttcaagattgtcttaGCTTTTTGGGATCCCTTGAATTCCATACGAATTTTATGTCCATTTATGCAAAATGTGCCCCCTTGGAATTTTGAGAGGGATTACATTTAATGGATAGATCAGCTTTATCACCTTTACCACGTTGAGTCATCAATTCATGaacacagaatgtctttccacttatttaggtctttaacttATTTCAGCCATGTTTGTAGTTTTCTGCTTGCAAGTCTTCTACCTCCTGGATTCATtttattccaaggtattttagtctttgggattgttttcttaatttccttttcagactGTTCAGTGTTGGTGTggagaaacacaactgattttcaGGTGTTCATCTTATTTCCTAAAACTGCTGAATTTACGTATTAGTTTTCTTGTGAAGTCTTTGGGATCTTCTCTTTAtgatcatgccatctgtgaatgGAGatcgtttctttctttcttttctctatttatgatcttgtcatctgtgaatagagatagttttacttctgtCTTTTCAGTTTGAATGCTGTTCAGTCCATCATTCCTTCCTGCCTTCATTCATTCCTAATTGCTCTGCCAAGACCTTCCAGTACAATGTCAACTAGCAGCGTTGAAAGCAGGCATCCTGTGGATGTAGTCTTGTCAGTTTTAGAATCACCTGAAAAGTTTGGAGGAATAGAAACAACAGCTGGGATTCCAACTCTCTTTTctatttggtcttttttcttcttcattagtaaaactgaaattataaaagCTTCTCTTGCAAGTCAACTGAAAGCTTTTAACTGATAAATGTCTAGCGCCTGTGTGCTTCCTGATGCATAAATGGCTCACACTAACCTTTGCCCTGAAATTTGTCATGGCTCCCAAGAGGCTTGGATGTGTCTACTACATTTAATTGCACTCTCTGGTGTGTTACAGGTAATCTTTTACATAAATGGCGACTTTTTGTTTCAATACCGCATCACAATAACTTTAAGCATATGGTCAACAACAAATGGCAATCCAAAGTAGGCAAAATTGGACTTCTTGACACTGCTCTTTCAAATACTTCAGTTGCATTAAGAAGCAAATGAATAGGAAACTGCCCAGGAAAGAATGGTCACGACTTACCACTCTGCCTTGTGGCTGGTAAATTCACTTGACACTGATTTAAGACtggttttgggggcgcctgggtggcacagcggttaagcgtctgccttcggctcagggcgtgatcccggcgttatgggatcgcccNNNNNNNNNNNNNNNNNNNNNNNNNNNNNNNNNNNNNNNNNNNNNNNNNNNNNNNNNNNNNNNNNNNNNctctcactggctgtctcta
Coding sequences:
- the RPS6 gene encoding 40S ribosomal protein S6 (The RefSeq protein aligns at 99% coverage compared to this genomic sequence), whose product is MKLNISFPATGCQKLIEVDDERKLRTFYEKRMATEVAADALGEEWKGYVVRISGGNDKQGFPMKQGVLTHGRVRLLLSKGHSCYRPRRTGERKRKSVRGCIVDANLSVLNLVIVKKGEKDIPGLTDTTVPRRLGPKRASRIRKLFNLSKEDDVRQYVVRKPLNKEGKKPRTKAPKIQRLVTPRVLQHKRRRIALKKQRTKKNKEEAAEYAKLLAKRMKEAKEKRQEQIAKRRRLSSLRASTSKSESSQK